The Microbacterium maritypicum genome contains a region encoding:
- a CDS encoding electron transfer flavoprotein subunit beta/FixA family protein yields the protein MKIFVLVKEVPDTYGDRKLNLETGLADRAAGDVVLDEITERALEVALSYADKNDGTEVVAVSMAPEGSTASLRRALAIGAGSAVHIADEQLAGADLGLTAEVLAAAIRRGAPDLVITGNLSTDGSGGVIPAMIAEHLGFAQVTALSAVEITADGVSGVRGADAGSQPVSAPLPAVISITEALPDARFPNFKGIMAAKKKPLEVLSLADLDVSADPSAAPRTIMTTVSEKPPRAAGVKITDEGDAADKLVDYLVQNRLV from the coding sequence ATGAAGATCTTCGTCCTGGTCAAAGAGGTGCCGGACACCTATGGCGATCGCAAGCTGAATCTCGAGACCGGACTCGCTGATCGCGCGGCGGGGGATGTGGTCCTCGACGAGATCACCGAGCGCGCTCTCGAAGTCGCCCTCAGCTACGCCGACAAGAACGACGGCACCGAGGTGGTGGCCGTCTCGATGGCTCCGGAGGGCTCGACGGCCTCCCTTCGCCGGGCGCTCGCGATCGGTGCCGGCTCCGCCGTGCACATCGCCGACGAGCAGCTCGCCGGTGCCGACCTCGGCCTCACCGCCGAGGTGCTGGCCGCGGCGATCCGCCGCGGCGCCCCCGACCTCGTGATCACCGGCAACCTGTCTACCGACGGCTCCGGTGGTGTGATCCCCGCGATGATCGCCGAGCATCTCGGGTTCGCGCAGGTCACCGCCCTTTCCGCGGTGGAGATCACCGCAGACGGCGTCTCGGGAGTCCGAGGCGCGGACGCCGGCAGCCAGCCGGTCTCAGCGCCGCTGCCCGCCGTGATCTCGATCACCGAGGCGCTCCCCGACGCCCGATTCCCCAACTTCAAGGGGATCATGGCGGCGAAGAAGAAGCCGCTCGAAGTGCTCTCGCTCGCCGACCTCGATGTGTCGGCAGATCCGTCCGCCGCCCCGCGGACCATTATGACGACCGTGTCGGAGAAGCCCCCGCGGGCTGCCGGCGTGAAGATCACCGATGAGGGCGACGCGGCCGACAAGCTCGTCGACTACCTCGTGCAGAACAGGCTGGTGTGA
- a CDS encoding helix-turn-helix transcriptional regulator, which produces MVKPTRVSNTIRMHREQAGLTQAELARTVGVTRQTLIAIEQQKYSPTLELAFQIARAFGVGLDDIFEYPDTSGAAS; this is translated from the coding sequence ATGGTCAAGCCCACCCGCGTCTCGAACACCATCCGCATGCATCGCGAACAGGCCGGACTCACCCAGGCCGAGCTCGCGCGCACGGTCGGCGTGACGCGCCAGACGCTCATCGCGATCGAACAGCAGAAGTACTCGCCGACGCTCGAACTCGCATTCCAGATCGCCCGCGCCTTCGGCGTCGGCCTCGACGACATCTTCGAATACCCCGACACGTCAGGAGCAGCATCATGA
- a CDS encoding GNAT family N-acetyltransferase, giving the protein MSAEAQPEVIVRPVRDVDAEALGRVHAQCWHETYDHLISKAALEKVSPRRMAELWTHWASQGPEFTMNAALVDGEIVGFVGSGPARDKDAPAFRELYFIYLLDAWHSTGIGQKLFDAAVEKDEPLYLWVAEDNPRAHRFYARNGFRLDGASHTEPFLGETLTEVRFVRP; this is encoded by the coding sequence ATGAGCGCCGAAGCCCAGCCTGAAGTCATCGTCCGTCCGGTCCGTGATGTGGATGCGGAAGCCCTCGGTCGCGTGCACGCGCAGTGCTGGCACGAGACCTACGACCACCTGATCAGCAAGGCGGCGCTGGAGAAGGTCTCGCCCCGCCGCATGGCCGAGCTGTGGACGCACTGGGCCTCGCAGGGCCCCGAGTTCACGATGAACGCCGCGCTCGTCGACGGCGAGATCGTCGGCTTCGTCGGCTCCGGTCCCGCGCGCGACAAGGACGCTCCCGCGTTCCGCGAGCTCTACTTCATCTACCTGCTCGATGCGTGGCACTCCACCGGCATCGGCCAGAAGCTGTTCGACGCGGCCGTCGAGAAGGACGAGCCGCTGTATCTGTGGGTCGCCGAGGACAACCCCCGCGCGCACCGGTTCTACGCGCGCAACGGCTTCCGCCTCGACGGCGCATCGCACACCGAGCCGTTCCTGGGCGAGACGCTGACCGAGGTCCGCTTCGTCCGCCCCTGA
- a CDS encoding electron transfer flavoprotein subunit alpha/FixB family protein codes for MTSSENPILVLIDVDPSGYVASSTAALLGAASTIGSPVALIVGGSPAAVDQAAAAGASVVLTADGDPAALTVPIVDALQAAAAQVRPDAVLISNSISGRDVAGRFAVRTKSALSVDAVGVSRDDEGVLAHHSVYGGAYLVDSAPTFGTPVITVRQGAVDARAEAVPSHSVEVLDVTPSGAVAATAGPVEAVEVASSRPELRGATRVVSGGRGLASKEKFVLVEELADALGAAVGASRAAVDAGYIPQSHQVGQTGVSVSPQLYVALGISGAIQHRAGMQTSKNIVAINKDPEAPIFDVADFGIVGDVFAVVPQVIAALEARKK; via the coding sequence ATGACTTCCTCCGAGAACCCGATCCTCGTCCTCATCGACGTCGATCCTTCCGGCTACGTCGCGAGCAGCACGGCGGCGCTCCTCGGCGCTGCTTCCACGATCGGCTCGCCCGTGGCTCTGATCGTCGGCGGGAGCCCCGCCGCGGTGGACCAGGCTGCCGCGGCAGGAGCATCCGTCGTGCTGACCGCCGACGGCGACCCCGCAGCGCTCACCGTGCCGATCGTGGACGCCCTGCAGGCCGCAGCCGCGCAGGTGCGCCCCGACGCCGTGCTGATCTCGAACTCCATCTCCGGTCGTGATGTGGCCGGACGCTTCGCTGTGCGCACGAAGAGCGCGCTGTCGGTCGACGCCGTCGGGGTCTCACGCGACGACGAGGGAGTGCTCGCGCATCACTCGGTCTACGGCGGGGCGTACCTCGTCGACTCGGCTCCCACCTTCGGCACCCCCGTGATCACGGTGCGTCAGGGCGCGGTGGATGCGCGTGCCGAGGCCGTGCCGTCGCACTCGGTCGAGGTGCTCGATGTCACGCCGTCCGGGGCCGTCGCGGCGACGGCAGGTCCGGTCGAGGCGGTCGAGGTCGCCTCCTCCCGTCCCGAGCTGCGCGGAGCGACGCGCGTCGTCTCCGGCGGTCGGGGCCTCGCGTCCAAGGAGAAGTTCGTGCTCGTCGAGGAGCTCGCCGACGCACTCGGCGCGGCCGTCGGCGCCTCCAGGGCAGCCGTCGACGCCGGGTACATCCCGCAATCGCACCAGGTCGGTCAGACCGGGGTGTCGGTGTCGCCGCAGCTGTACGTCGCGCTCGGCATCTCCGGAGCGATCCAGCACCGCGCGGGCATGCAGACGTCGAAGAACATCGTCGCGATCAACAAGGACCCCGAGGCGCCGATCTTCGACGTCGCGGACTTCGGCATCGTCGGCGACGTGTTCGCCGTGGTCCCGCAGGTGATCGCCGCCCTCGAGGCGCGGAAGAAGTAG
- a CDS encoding ASCH domain-containing protein — MSDSIDIETFWRRARAADPRLPEAQPEAWGFGATPQQADELLALVISGVKVGTASALWDYEQAGEPLPRVGELSILLDGAEVPRAVIETVAVEVVPFDEVDEEHAFAEGEGDRTLAHWREVHERFWRLHSENPRGYEPDMPVVCERFHLLLPSDAATAPTR, encoded by the coding sequence GTGAGTGACAGCATCGACATCGAGACCTTCTGGCGACGGGCGAGGGCGGCTGATCCCCGCCTGCCCGAAGCGCAGCCGGAGGCGTGGGGTTTCGGTGCCACACCGCAGCAGGCCGACGAGCTTCTGGCGCTGGTGATCAGCGGAGTGAAGGTGGGTACCGCCTCCGCGCTGTGGGACTACGAACAGGCCGGGGAACCGCTGCCGCGCGTGGGCGAGCTGAGCATACTCCTCGACGGTGCCGAGGTGCCGCGAGCCGTGATCGAGACCGTCGCGGTCGAGGTCGTGCCGTTCGACGAGGTCGATGAAGAGCACGCTTTCGCCGAGGGCGAGGGCGACCGCACGCTCGCGCACTGGCGTGAGGTGCACGAGCGCTTCTGGCGACTGCACTCCGAGAACCCCCGCGGATACGAGCCGGACATGCCAGTGGTGTGCGAGCGATTCCACCTGCTCCTCCCGTCGGATGCCGCGACTGCACCCACACGGTGA
- a CDS encoding acetyl-CoA C-acetyltransferase, which translates to MAEAYIIDAVRSPVGRRGGSLSGIHPADLGAHSLRALVDRVGIDPGVIDDVVLGAIDAIGGQAGNVARTAALVAGFPEHVPGVTIDRQCGSSQQAVHFAAQAVKSGVNDLVIAGGLQNMSQVPLLAAAIVGEAYGFTTPYAESPGWRERYGDQEISQFAGAELIAEKWDISREEMEQFALESHRRAAVAQDEGRFSNEIAPLNGLDHDEGVRRDTTLERMAQLAPLREGGRITAAVSSQISDASSAVLIASARAVREHALTPRARIHQMTVRGASPVLMLTAPIPATRHALERAGLGIGDIDLFEVNEAFAPVVLAWMRELDAPYEKVNVNGGGIALGHPIGATGTRLLATMLNELERTGGRYGLQAMCEGGGVANVTIIERL; encoded by the coding sequence ATGGCCGAGGCGTACATCATCGATGCGGTCCGCTCCCCGGTCGGACGGCGCGGCGGATCGCTCTCCGGCATCCATCCGGCTGATCTCGGCGCGCACAGCCTCCGCGCGCTGGTTGATCGGGTCGGGATCGACCCCGGGGTGATCGACGACGTGGTGCTGGGGGCGATCGACGCGATCGGCGGACAGGCGGGGAACGTGGCACGCACCGCCGCCCTGGTCGCCGGATTCCCCGAGCATGTGCCCGGTGTCACGATCGATCGCCAGTGCGGATCGAGCCAGCAGGCCGTGCACTTCGCGGCGCAGGCCGTGAAGAGCGGCGTGAACGACCTCGTGATCGCGGGCGGTCTGCAGAACATGTCGCAGGTGCCCCTGCTCGCTGCGGCCATCGTGGGGGAGGCCTACGGATTCACCACCCCGTATGCGGAGTCGCCGGGGTGGCGCGAGAGGTACGGCGACCAGGAGATCTCGCAGTTCGCTGGTGCGGAGCTGATCGCCGAGAAGTGGGACATCTCCCGCGAGGAGATGGAGCAGTTCGCCCTGGAGAGCCACCGCCGCGCGGCCGTCGCGCAGGACGAAGGTCGCTTCTCGAACGAGATCGCCCCGCTGAACGGTCTCGACCACGACGAAGGCGTGCGCCGGGACACGACCCTGGAGCGGATGGCACAGCTCGCGCCGCTCAGGGAAGGCGGACGGATCACGGCCGCCGTGTCGTCGCAGATCAGCGATGCCTCCAGCGCCGTGCTCATCGCGAGCGCACGGGCCGTGCGCGAACACGCACTCACGCCGCGCGCACGCATCCATCAGATGACGGTCCGCGGCGCCAGCCCCGTGCTCATGCTCACGGCGCCCATCCCGGCGACCAGGCACGCTCTGGAGCGTGCGGGGCTCGGCATCGGCGACATCGACCTGTTCGAGGTGAACGAGGCTTTCGCTCCCGTGGTCCTCGCCTGGATGCGCGAGCTCGACGCCCCCTACGAGAAGGTCAACGTCAACGGCGGCGGCATCGCGCTCGGCCACCCGATCGGTGCGACCGGCACGAGGCTGCTCGCGACCATGCTGAACGAACTCGAGCGCACCGGCGGACGCTACGGCCTGCAGGCGATGTGCGAGGGCGGTGGTGTCGCGAACGTGACGATCATCGAGCGCCTCTGA
- a CDS encoding cytochrome b/b6 domain-containing protein → MATRMLRRGLPRVPGGEPWPPADAVAVDAAAAEPEAGAAPEPVAHAVTPAAVAAVDTGVTTGAVDPARADAPAPPTEAASPATSGALRIRRGLPRVSGGEPWPPSQTPAALAAAAPAPHTTTAEPAAEAASPVSTAMATAPEAAAASTAPSSAVAEPEAQPAAAGGVRRGLPRVVGGDPWPPADTVPLVRTAAGSALLEPVASESTPAAAVEATAVETPAAAATAVAVAGSAPAIADVSTPLPWTRTVWNGRAPRHILAAPAPATVRRRPTWTQAIGVLFGAAALGVLAGAAIAFVRTLLSFPFMQDFLAAFPGEYEPAIAVEPGFSPWIGWQHFFNMFLMVLIIRSGLQVRTEKRPTVFWTPRGNPKGKISLNLWFHQSLDILWLVNGVIFVVLLFVTGHWVRIVPTSWEVFPNALSAALQYVSFDWPHENGWNNYNSLQQLAYFATVFIAAPLAAITGFRMSGLWPKKAEKLSKAYPVEWARALHFPIMLYFVAFIIAHVALVMLTGFLRNLNHMFAAQDAVTWTGFWVFVLSLVVIAIAWVAARPLVLAPIAKAFGKVSGR, encoded by the coding sequence ATGGCGACGCGGATGCTGCGACGCGGTCTGCCGCGCGTGCCGGGTGGAGAGCCCTGGCCTCCCGCTGATGCGGTGGCCGTCGACGCGGCCGCAGCGGAACCGGAGGCCGGTGCGGCCCCGGAGCCGGTGGCGCACGCGGTGACGCCGGCTGCGGTCGCCGCGGTCGACACCGGGGTGACGACCGGTGCGGTGGATCCGGCACGGGCGGACGCTCCCGCGCCGCCCACGGAAGCCGCTTCTCCGGCGACCTCCGGAGCACTGCGCATCCGTCGCGGTCTGCCGCGGGTCTCGGGCGGCGAGCCCTGGCCGCCGTCGCAGACCCCCGCCGCCCTCGCTGCCGCGGCCCCCGCTCCGCACACGACGACGGCGGAACCGGCCGCAGAGGCAGCATCTCCCGTGTCGACGGCGATGGCGACCGCGCCGGAGGCGGCCGCCGCATCGACCGCCCCCTCGTCCGCAGTCGCCGAACCCGAGGCGCAGCCCGCCGCGGCCGGCGGTGTCCGTCGTGGCCTGCCCCGAGTGGTCGGTGGCGACCCCTGGCCGCCCGCGGACACTGTTCCGCTCGTGCGGACAGCCGCAGGATCCGCTCTTCTCGAGCCCGTCGCCTCCGAGAGCACGCCCGCTGCCGCCGTGGAAGCGACAGCCGTGGAAACGCCCGCAGCGGCCGCGACCGCCGTGGCCGTCGCCGGCTCTGCTCCGGCCATCGCCGACGTCTCGACGCCTCTGCCCTGGACCCGCACGGTGTGGAACGGGCGCGCACCGCGTCACATCCTTGCCGCACCGGCGCCGGCAACCGTCCGCCGTCGTCCGACCTGGACGCAGGCGATCGGCGTGCTGTTCGGCGCCGCCGCGCTCGGAGTGCTCGCAGGAGCGGCGATCGCCTTCGTGCGGACGCTCCTGAGCTTCCCGTTCATGCAGGACTTCCTCGCAGCCTTCCCTGGCGAGTACGAACCCGCGATCGCGGTCGAGCCCGGGTTCTCGCCCTGGATCGGCTGGCAGCACTTCTTCAACATGTTCCTGATGGTGCTGATCATCCGCTCGGGCCTGCAGGTGCGCACCGAGAAGCGGCCGACCGTGTTCTGGACGCCCCGGGGCAACCCCAAGGGGAAGATCAGCCTCAACCTCTGGTTCCACCAGTCGCTCGACATCCTGTGGCTCGTGAACGGCGTGATCTTCGTGGTCCTTCTGTTCGTCACCGGGCACTGGGTGCGCATCGTGCCGACGAGCTGGGAGGTGTTCCCGAACGCGCTGTCGGCGGCACTGCAGTACGTCTCGTTCGACTGGCCGCACGAGAACGGCTGGAACAACTACAACAGCCTGCAGCAGCTCGCCTACTTCGCGACCGTGTTCATCGCCGCACCGCTCGCGGCGATCACCGGGTTCCGCATGTCGGGGCTGTGGCCCAAGAAGGCCGAGAAGCTGTCGAAGGCGTACCCGGTCGAGTGGGCGCGGGCGCTGCACTTCCCGATCATGCTCTACTTCGTGGCGTTCATCATCGCCCACGTCGCGCTCGTGATGCTGACCGGATTCCTGCGCAACCTGAACCACATGTTCGCGGCGCAGGATGCGGTCACCTGGACCGGATTCTGGGTGTTCGTCCTCTCGCTCGTGGTGATCGCGATCGCGTGGGTGGCCGCCCGCCCGCTGGTGCTCGCCCCCATCGCGAAGGCGTTCGGGAAGGTCTCCGGACGCTGA
- a CDS encoding acyl-CoA thioesterase, which yields MNVIWRTLLVILGARRRVRRGKTLDASAVSSIRLTTLPTDIDILRHMNNGRYLSLFDLGRWDLLIRTGLFDAMKEHGWYAVVSSETVTFRKSLQLWQRFDVQSRFIGHDDKAVFLEHRAVVDGEIYARVIVRSRMLRRTGGTVSNEELFAAVGKPEGVPEIDAWVHDWAAASALPPVRVKAPSVWG from the coding sequence GTGAACGTGATCTGGCGGACCCTCCTGGTAATCCTCGGCGCTCGCCGCCGCGTGCGACGGGGGAAGACCCTCGATGCGTCGGCGGTCAGCAGCATCCGCCTGACCACGCTGCCGACCGACATCGATATCCTGCGCCACATGAACAACGGGCGCTACCTGTCGCTCTTCGACCTCGGACGCTGGGATCTGCTGATACGAACCGGGCTGTTCGACGCGATGAAGGAGCACGGCTGGTACGCGGTCGTGTCCAGCGAGACCGTGACGTTCCGCAAGTCGCTGCAGCTGTGGCAGCGCTTCGACGTGCAGTCGCGCTTCATCGGCCACGACGACAAGGCGGTGTTCCTCGAGCACAGGGCCGTCGTCGACGGAGAGATCTACGCGCGGGTGATCGTGCGCTCGCGCATGCTGCGCCGTACCGGGGGCACCGTCAGCAACGAAGAGCTGTTCGCCGCCGTGGGCAAGCCCGAAGGCGTGCCGGAGATCGATGCGTGGGTTCACGACTGGGCCGCGGCGTCCGCCCTCCCTCCCGTGCGGGTGAAGGCTCCGAGCGTCTGGGGGTGA
- a CDS encoding proline dehydrogenase family protein, giving the protein MADSLSDAVASAPLADRAVELARRWAIEAAAIEPDPAAARLAGVLQDVNGLPFTLGFVDGVMRPESLTAAASQLHRIAPIVPEFLPWYLRSVVRLGGGVAQILPSPVVPIARWVLRDMVGHLVVDARPAKLGAAIERIRANGSRLNLNLLGEAVLGETEARRRLDGIHALIQRPDVDYVSVKVSAIISHLSMWAFEEVVDEVVARLLPLYVTAAADGTFINLDMEEYRDLDLTIAVFTRILEDPRLTGLEAGIVLQAYLPDALPALQELTAWAQDRVAHGGARIKVRLVKGANLAMEHVEARMHGWTPATYDTKLDTDANYLRCLDWALQPERAAAVKLGVAGHNLFGIAYAWLLAGERGVREAVEFEMLLGMAQGQVQAVSREVGPVLLYVPVVEPAEFDVAISYLVRRLEENASSENFLSAAFRLGEDESLFVREHDRFLDALDRAGDPTLRIGPRRTQDRSAPVHESVRTAPAAAMPETELTKAVLGISRGSDDGGREAFLETAVYSARELDQDAGGAPGFSNTADSDPALPANREWAREVRERIPASDLGAATITVARVSDAEDLERIVQGVHRAAPSWGVRPAAERAEVLLRAAAALESRRGDLIEVAASETGKVFAEADVEVSEAVDFARYYAAKARELDAIAGAVFVPAAVTVVAPPWNFPLAIPAGGVLAALAAGSGVVFKPAPQARRCAAVIAETLWQAGVPRDLLALVDIEEGELGRALITNDAVDRVILTGAWDTAALFRSWRPDLPLLAETSGKNAMIITPSADLDLAVADLVKSAFGHAGQKCSAASLVILVGPVGRSARFARQLADAVRSLHVGQPTDPLAEVGPVIERPHGKLAWALSELEGDEQWLIEPALAPGDDGSGRLWRPGIRVGVQPGSRFHAEEFFGPVLGVMHAPTFARAVEMQNAVAYGLTAGLHTQDPEELSYWLGRVQAGNLYVNRGITGAIVQRQPFGGWKRSSVGPGAKAGGPNYLIGLGSWRSQPGGPASSTLHLRGLDSRITALIESAQSSLAYESFEWLRRSALSDALAWDREFGQVRDVSRLGVERNLFRYRPVPVEVRATDDAALQDLLRVVIAGVRSGAKFVISTPVGVPADVRRALSDLDAPVFLESDDEWLQRMLGQDDASDGVALPASDRVRLVGGRDGVAALRAKLATASAGDPDLAVYDGEVTAAARIELLPFVHEQSISITAHRYGNLDPWSSDVI; this is encoded by the coding sequence ATGGCTGACTCCCTGTCGGATGCCGTGGCATCCGCACCCCTCGCAGACCGTGCCGTCGAGCTCGCTCGTCGGTGGGCGATCGAGGCCGCGGCGATCGAACCCGACCCTGCCGCCGCCCGGCTCGCCGGGGTGCTGCAGGACGTCAACGGTCTGCCGTTCACGCTCGGCTTCGTCGACGGCGTCATGCGCCCGGAGAGCCTCACCGCCGCGGCCTCGCAGCTGCACCGGATCGCCCCGATCGTGCCTGAATTCCTGCCCTGGTACCTGCGCTCGGTGGTGCGTCTCGGCGGCGGTGTCGCGCAGATCCTGCCCTCGCCCGTGGTGCCGATCGCCCGCTGGGTGCTCCGCGACATGGTCGGCCACCTCGTCGTCGACGCGCGCCCAGCGAAACTCGGAGCGGCGATCGAGCGGATCAGGGCGAACGGCTCCCGTCTCAACCTCAACCTGCTCGGTGAGGCCGTGCTCGGCGAGACGGAGGCGCGGCGGCGGCTCGACGGCATCCACGCGCTCATCCAGCGCCCGGATGTGGACTACGTCTCGGTCAAGGTCTCGGCGATCATCAGCCACCTCTCGATGTGGGCGTTCGAGGAGGTCGTCGACGAGGTGGTCGCTCGCCTCCTGCCGCTGTACGTCACCGCAGCGGCCGACGGCACCTTCATCAACCTCGACATGGAGGAGTACCGCGACCTCGACCTCACGATCGCGGTCTTCACGCGCATCCTCGAAGACCCGCGCCTGACCGGGCTCGAGGCCGGGATCGTGCTGCAGGCCTACCTGCCCGACGCCCTGCCCGCCCTGCAGGAGCTCACCGCCTGGGCGCAGGACCGCGTCGCGCACGGCGGCGCCCGCATCAAGGTGCGACTCGTCAAGGGCGCCAACCTCGCGATGGAGCACGTCGAGGCGCGCATGCACGGCTGGACGCCCGCGACCTACGACACCAAGCTCGACACCGACGCCAACTACCTGCGCTGCCTGGACTGGGCGCTGCAGCCCGAGCGCGCCGCGGCCGTGAAGCTCGGCGTCGCGGGGCACAACCTCTTCGGCATCGCCTACGCGTGGCTGCTGGCGGGGGAACGGGGTGTGCGCGAGGCCGTCGAGTTCGAGATGCTCCTCGGCATGGCACAGGGACAGGTGCAGGCCGTCTCGCGCGAGGTCGGCCCGGTGCTGCTGTACGTGCCGGTCGTGGAGCCCGCCGAGTTCGACGTGGCCATCAGCTACCTGGTGCGCCGGCTCGAGGAGAACGCCTCGTCGGAGAACTTCCTCTCCGCCGCGTTCCGCCTCGGCGAGGACGAGTCGCTGTTCGTGCGGGAGCATGACCGCTTCCTCGATGCGCTCGACAGAGCGGGCGACCCCACGCTGCGTATCGGGCCGCGTCGCACGCAAGACCGCAGCGCGCCCGTGCACGAGTCCGTGCGGACGGCCCCCGCAGCCGCGATGCCCGAGACCGAACTCACCAAGGCGGTGCTCGGCATCTCGCGCGGCTCCGACGACGGAGGACGGGAGGCGTTCCTCGAGACCGCCGTGTACTCCGCCCGTGAGCTGGATCAGGATGCCGGCGGAGCGCCGGGCTTCTCGAACACCGCCGACAGCGACCCCGCCCTCCCTGCGAACCGCGAGTGGGCGCGTGAGGTGCGCGAGCGCATCCCCGCATCCGACCTCGGCGCCGCCACGATCACGGTCGCGCGGGTCTCGGATGCGGAGGATCTCGAACGGATCGTGCAGGGCGTGCATCGCGCGGCCCCGTCTTGGGGCGTGCGGCCCGCCGCCGAACGCGCCGAGGTGCTGCTGCGCGCTGCGGCCGCGCTCGAATCGCGCCGGGGGGATCTCATCGAGGTCGCGGCCTCCGAGACGGGCAAGGTCTTCGCCGAAGCCGACGTCGAGGTGAGCGAGGCGGTCGACTTCGCCCGCTACTACGCGGCCAAGGCGCGCGAGCTCGACGCGATCGCCGGAGCCGTGTTCGTCCCGGCGGCGGTCACCGTCGTCGCACCGCCCTGGAACTTCCCCCTCGCGATCCCCGCCGGTGGCGTGCTCGCCGCGCTCGCCGCAGGTTCCGGCGTCGTCTTCAAGCCCGCGCCGCAGGCCCGCCGCTGCGCTGCCGTGATCGCCGAGACCCTGTGGCAGGCGGGGGTGCCGCGCGACCTCCTCGCACTCGTCGACATCGAGGAGGGCGAGCTCGGGCGCGCGCTCATCACGAACGACGCCGTCGATCGCGTGATCCTCACCGGAGCGTGGGACACGGCCGCGCTGTTCCGTTCGTGGCGGCCCGACCTGCCGCTGCTCGCCGAGACCAGCGGCAAGAACGCCATGATCATCACCCCGTCGGCGGATCTCGACCTCGCCGTCGCCGACCTCGTCAAGAGCGCCTTCGGGCATGCCGGGCAGAAGTGCTCGGCGGCGTCGCTGGTGATCCTCGTGGGTCCGGTCGGACGCTCGGCTCGGTTCGCCCGCCAGCTGGCCGACGCCGTGCGCTCGCTGCACGTCGGGCAGCCGACCGATCCGTTGGCCGAGGTGGGCCCTGTGATCGAGCGGCCTCACGGCAAGCTCGCCTGGGCGCTGAGCGAGCTCGAAGGCGATGAGCAGTGGCTGATCGAGCCCGCGCTCGCACCGGGAGACGACGGCAGCGGGCGGCTGTGGCGGCCCGGCATCCGTGTCGGTGTGCAGCCGGGGTCGCGCTTTCACGCCGAGGAGTTCTTCGGACCGGTGCTGGGGGTGATGCACGCGCCGACGTTCGCGCGCGCCGTGGAGATGCAGAACGCCGTCGCCTACGGGCTCACCGCAGGTCTGCACACCCAGGACCCGGAGGAGCTGTCGTACTGGCTCGGACGGGTGCAGGCCGGCAACCTCTACGTGAACCGGGGCATCACCGGGGCGATCGTGCAGCGCCAGCCGTTCGGCGGGTGGAAACGTTCCTCGGTCGGTCCCGGTGCCAAGGCCGGTGGCCCGAACTACCTCATCGGCCTGGGGTCGTGGCGTTCGCAGCCGGGCGGACCGGCCTCCAGCACCCTGCATCTGCGGGGGCTCGACTCCCGCATCACGGCCCTGATCGAATCGGCCCAGTCGTCGCTCGCCTACGAGTCGTTCGAGTGGCTCCGGCGCTCCGCGCTGTCGGATGCGCTCGCCTGGGACCGGGAGTTCGGGCAGGTGCGCGACGTCTCGCGTCTGGGCGTGGAGCGAAACCTCTTCCGCTACCGGCCGGTGCCCGTCGAGGTTCGCGCGACCGACGATGCGGCTCTGCAGGACCTGCTGCGCGTCGTGATCGCCGGAGTGCGCTCGGGTGCGAAGTTCGTCATCTCGACACCGGTGGGGGTGCCCGCCGACGTGCGTCGAGCCCTCAGCGACCTCGATGCCCCGGTGTTCCTGGAGAGCGACGACGAGTGGCTGCAGCGGATGCTGGGGCAGGATGATGCCTCCGACGGCGTCGCGCTGCCGGCGAGCGATCGGGTGCGGCTGGTCGGCGGCCGTGACGGGGTCGCCGCTCTTCGCGCGAAGCTCGCCACCGCCTCGGCCGGTGATCCCGATCTCGCGGTGTACGACGGCGAGGTGACGGCCGCCGCGCGCATCGAGCTGCTGCCGTTCGTGCACGAGCAGTCGATCTCGATCACCGCGCACCGTTACGGCAACCTCGACCCGTGGAGCAGCGACGTGATCTGA